The segment TGGGATGCACGTGGGCAGGCAGTTGGGGCACCACATAGGGGAACATTTCAGGCGCGGTACCCGGCGGACGGCCAAGGCCCCGACGCAAGGCCGCTAGAGCGGCCCGGTCGTCGGCCAGGGTCAGTAAGTACTGCACGAAAGAATGGACCTCGCGTTCCAAAGACATGCTCACCTCCTCTTAGACTTTTTCTTGGCTTTACACTTTTCTTCTTGCGGATGGAAGACGCAGAACAATGCACCAAGAAATTGCTGTTCTGCACGAGCCACGGCCTTCAACACGCGAGGGGTCTCGCCTAAAGACTCGGCCACACGAGCGAAGGCCTCACGGGCGGTACGGCGCACCGTCTCCCGCCAGGTTTCCAAGGCTGTCTCTCCTTGCTGAGGTAGCGCGGTCAACATCTCCCAGAAGGGCACCTCCAGCGCGGCCCAGTAGGCCCGCCGCCCGGCCCAATGGCCGGTAAGATTGTCTATATCCTTACGGTCAGGCTTGCGGCCTTCAGGGTCATCGCCCGTGGGCGCAAGGATGAGCGTGGCCAACCGATTCAAGGCCTTCCCCAACGCCCGGCTCGCAGTCTTCTCGGCCAATTCCAAGGCCTCTGCTAACCGTTGCACCAGGTTGGCGTCGGCTAGGTATTCGGCTGGCAGGGGGAAATGCTCTTCGCGGTAGAAGTCAATTTTGGCCTGATTGTTAGCCATCCCCAACGCCATGAAACGATAGCGAGCGTGGTGAGGTAAGACATCGGCGGCGACCAAGTCGGCCAACCAGGCTAGGGGTTTAGGCGGATGCTGTTCCCCGCCCCGCACCTGCAACAGAACGGCGCTGTCGCGCCACAGGGCGCGCCCCTCCTGGAAGCGGAGCACCAGACGGCCACGTTTTTCATCCTCACGATAGTGCTTGTACGGATCCCATACGCCGGGCTCCAGAAATAAACCTGGGGCCAGCGTCACCTGACGCACCATCCAACGGCCTTTCCCATCGGGTTCCGGGAGCAGGCGCACGGCCCGATTGGGCCAAGTGAGGTAGTCGGTGATGCCCAGCGGTATAGAACGGTCTGGTGCAAAGGGATCTTCAGCCTCCCAAAAAGGGCGATCTGCTTCGACGTTGCCAAAGCCCAAAGAAATGTGACGCGCTGGCAAGTAATTGAACATTAGCGTTTCAAAGAGGGTCTCTCCTTCTGCCAGGAAGACAATTCCCCGAGCCCAAGGCGCATCGGTGAACTTCTGCGGCAAGCCACTCAACCCGGCCAGCCCGAAGGTCAGCGCCACCAGCAAGGCCCGCGCAGCTTCATCTGGCGCCAGAGCCACATCCTGACCTTCGTGGTGATGATCAAAGAGAGTGGCATTGTTGCCGGAGGCCATGTGGGGAACCAGATTGATGACCGATTTGGGCCGGGCCCGCTCATCCGGCCATTGCAGAAAGGGCCGCTCAGGGTGGAAGAGGTCAAAGCGCTCGCTCCAGCGTTCCAGATAGGAGATCAGTGCGGCCTCTGGAAAGTGCCCTTGTTCCCAAAGATCTTCCCAGGCATCCGGAGTGAGCACCTCTAAAGCGCGGTAGAGCACGGCCAGCAGCAGGCGATACAGGGATGCGGTGACCAAGGGCGTTTCGCCACTCAGGCTGCGCAGTTGGTGGGCTTGCAGCAGCGCATCACGCAGCCCCAAGGCGTCCGCTATGCCGTCAGCGTGCAAGACGGGAATCCACGGTTCAGTCAGCAGGTCATAAGATGGTTGGGTCATGCTTCCTCCTTTCGGATGCGCAAACCAAACGCTTCATCTAAAGTGAGTCTCCAAGGGCCCACTTGGGCCTGCCCCTGCTCGAAGAGCACCGGTCTCACCCCCCGCAGCCCGGCTACTCTCTGCCAAGCAAGCGGTAGCGTAGGCAAATTCGGACTCCAAACCAAGCCACGATGTTGCACCTGAACGAGAAAGCGGCGTATCTCTCGGGATTCGGCACGGCTGGGACGCTCTTGTAAGTTCACCTCCAAGCCGCCGTTCGGTTCCAGGGTCAGGCGTCCATCGGGTTGGAGGTGCAGTGGCAACAGGGTCACATTGGGGGCGATAAGCCGCGTCAGGGCCTTTAGGTCGGGATGCTTGAGGGCCTCCTCGTCGTCGTCCAGAGCCTGCTGAGATGCATCGGTAATGGTGTCCTGGGACACATCAACAATCATGCGTATCCCAGCCTGGCTCGCGGCAGTCATGCGGTCGCGTTGCAAGTGCTCCCAGGCGCGCTGCAATCCATTCTCCAGGGAACGACGCAACACACCATCAAAGTCTTGAAGCAAAGCATCTCCTCCCTCTTGCCAGTTAGTGTACACAGCCTGGATAAGCCGGTCTGTATCCTTTGGCAAGTGCAAGGCTCGGCGTCCGTGCAGAGCCAGGTAAGTACGCCACAGGATGTAGGGCGCATAGATGTGGCCGTTAGCGCCGAATTCGAGATCTGCCAACATCCCACCTGGGTGCAACACCCACAGTTGAGGCGTTTCCAGACTCGTCGGGCGGTGCTCGCAGCGATGGCGGTGCAGCCGTCCGGCCCGTTGGATGAGCAAATCTATCGGAGCTAGTTCGCTCACCATGAGGTCAAAATCCAGATCCAGGCTCTGTTCCACTACCTGGGTGGCGACTAAAACAAAACGATGGGGGCGCTTCTCCGCTTCTTTGCCGAACAGCGCCATCACCTGCTTTTCTTTCT is part of the Anaerolineae bacterium genome and harbors:
- the casA gene encoding type I-E CRISPR-associated protein Cse1/CasA, with the protein product MTQPSYDLLTEPWIPVLHADGIADALGLRDALLQAHQLRSLSGETPLVTASLYRLLLAVLYRALEVLTPDAWEDLWEQGHFPEAALISYLERWSERFDLFHPERPFLQWPDERARPKSVINLVPHMASGNNATLFDHHHEGQDVALAPDEAARALLVALTFGLAGLSGLPQKFTDAPWARGIVFLAEGETLFETLMFNYLPARHISLGFGNVEADRPFWEAEDPFAPDRSIPLGITDYLTWPNRAVRLLPEPDGKGRWMVRQVTLAPGLFLEPGVWDPYKHYREDEKRGRLVLRFQEGRALWRDSAVLLQVRGGEQHPPKPLAWLADLVAADVLPHHARYRFMALGMANNQAKIDFYREEHFPLPAEYLADANLVQRLAEALELAEKTASRALGKALNRLATLILAPTGDDPEGRKPDRKDIDNLTGHWAGRRAYWAALEVPFWEMLTALPQQGETALETWRETVRRTAREAFARVAESLGETPRVLKAVARAEQQFLGALFCVFHPQEEKCKAKKKSKRR